CGATACTCCGGCCAGCCCGGCTGTTTTGGCGCAATCGCTAATGATGCGCTGCACGGTGCGTTCGGAAACGGGCTGTCCCTTTTGGCTGAGGAAAACGTGGTTGGTGTGAGCGGTTTGGGGGCGAATGGCCAGGTATTCGTTGAGCATTTTGCAAACTTCACTACGTATCGGTAAGTACCGGGTTGTCTCATCCCGGCCGTTACCCACCTTCAGGCGAAGGCCGGGATTGTCAAAAATCAGGTCGCTTTTTTGCAGGTCAACCACTTCACTAACGCGCAAGCCGGTTTGAAGCATTAATTGTAAAATCGCCTGATCGCGCCGCACCAGGCCGGCGCGGGCGCCGTTTTCGGCGGCCTTGAATAATTTTTCAACCTCGCCTTCAGAGAGGGGGCGAGAAGGGGCCTGCCCATTATTTTGCACCAAAGCCACGCCTTGGGTGGGATTGGCGGGCGTAAAGCCCACTTCTCTGGCAAAAGCAAAAAATTTTCTAAGGGCCATCAGATGCCGGTTCACCGTGGCTGCGGCGCGATGAAGTTCTTGGGTAAGGTGATACCGGTAAAGCCGAATATGCTCCTGGTTAGCGCCACCCAGTGAAAATTCATTGCCAAATTTTTGGCGGCCCCAGCGCAAAAACACGCGCAAATCCGCCAAATAATTGACAATGGTAGATGACGACAACGCCGATTTTGAGAGCGATTCTTCAAATTGGGTCAGGATGACCTCATCCTGTTCTTGCGCCATAAGTAGAACTCAAGTTGCAATTGGCTTTAGACAAAAAAACACGCCTCGCTGATTGGGCGCAATCTTTCCTAGATTGTATTCAGGATAGGGGAGAAGGGGAATAATTCCACTAAAGCCGGTTTATTTTATACGCAATAATTATAACCCATTTGCCGCCAAACGTCAACTTAAAGAGAGATTAATGACCCGGTAAATTGGTACTATTAATACAATTCGCTTAGTTCCCGTTGGGTTTGTGTAGGCCAAATAGCTTAAGAATTATTGGCAACCATACCTGGTTGTGCTATAATGTTGCGATGTATTTTAAACCGTATGCCAAATTACCCAATGACTTTGCGGCTGTTTGGTAATATAATGGTAGCGGTCTGAGATTGAAATTTTATTATAACCCATTTATATAAGGAGGGCTAATATGGCTCATAAAAACATGGCTTACAAAAATAAACAATTTCTCAATTTGGTCAAGGGCATTGCCTTACTGTTTGTGGTAG
The Anaerolineae bacterium genome window above contains:
- a CDS encoding tyrosine-type recombinase/integrase, with product MAQEQDEVILTQFEESLSKSALSSSTIVNYLADLRVFLRWGRQKFGNEFSLGGANQEHIRLYRYHLTQELHRAAATVNRHLMALRKFFAFAREVGFTPANPTQGVALVQNNGQAPSRPLSEGEVEKLFKAAENGARAGLVRRDQAILQLMLQTGLRVSEVVDLQKSDLIFDNPGLRLKVGNGRDETTRYLPIRSEVCKMLNEYLAIRPQTAHTNHVFLSQKGQPVSERTVQRIISDCAKTAGLAGVSAQSLRRTFAVRLLAETGNLDLVSKRLGHQNSAITAQYLAVHDGQEN